GACGCTGACGGTGCAGCAGCTCAACCGCGACACACCGATCGACATCACCATCACGCGCGCACGGGTGCAGATCCCGGCGGTGACCTGGCGGATGCTGCCGGGCAAGGTCGCCCATCTGCGTCTGTCGCAGTTCTCCGAGAAGGCCGTGCCCGAGCTGAAACGCGCGCTGGACGAGGCCCGGCAGCAGGGCGCGCGCGCGCTGATCCTCGATCTGCGCAACAACCCCGGCGGCCTGCTGGAACAGGCGATCGGCGTTGCTAGTCAGTTCCTGCCGCAGGACACGGTGGTGTTGCGTGTGCGCGATCGCGACGGCAAGGAAGAGGTACACCGCGCCAACGAAGCGCAGCCCGAAACCACGCTGCCGATGGTAGTACTGATCAACGGCGGTTCGGCCTCGTCGTCCGAGATCGTCGCTGGCGCGCTGCAGGATCACCGCCGCGCTACGGTGATCGGCGTGCCGACCGCCGGCCTGGGCACCGTGCTGACGCCCTTCACCCTCGACAACGGCGGCGCCGTGTACCTGGGGACCGCCGAATGGTTGACGCCCGAAGGACGCCACATCCGCAACGCGGGAATCGAGCCCGATATTCGCGTCAGCCTGCCCACCGATGTGCGACCGCTCACGCCCTCGGCCATGCGCGAGATGAGCGATGACGAGATCCTCCAGTCGCAGGATACGCAGTTGTTGCGCGCCCTGGAGGTGTTGGGCGTCAACACCGTTGCGCTGGGCCCGCCCGCGATCCAGCCGCGTTAAGCGTGCGACCTGGTCCATGACCGGCATAGAATAGGGGGCAAGTACGCTGGAAAGGAGCCTGAACAGATGAGTCAGCTTGACGGGCGCGTGGCATTGGTCACCGGCGCGAGCCGCGGCATCGGACGCGCTGTAGCGCTGGAACTGGCGCGTCGTGGCGCGGCTGTCGCCATGGCGGCGCGCAGCACTGCCGAGCTCCAGGCCACTGCCGCGCAGATCGAAGCGCAGGGCCGTCGTGCACTGGCGCTAGCCGCCGATCTGGACGAGGCGCAGGCCGCCGAAGCGCTGGTACGCCAGACGCGCGAGCAGCTTGGGCCGATCAGCATTCTGGTCAACAATGCTGCTATCGTCGGACCGTTTGGCGCAACCTGGGAGGTTGATCGCGAGGAGTGGGAACGTGCGCTACGCGTCAACCTGGTTGCGCCCTTTCGGCTAGCGCGGTTGGTGATTCCGGAGATGCTGCGCACCGGCTGGGGCCGCATCATCAATGTCTCCTCAGGCGCGGCGCGCAACCCCATGGAGCGCGCGGGCGCCTACTCGGTCTCCAAAGCCGGGCTGGATATGCTGACCCGTCAGTTGGGGATCGAGCTGGCCGACAGCGGCGTGACAGCGGTATCGGTCTATCCCGGCGTGGTCGATACCGCGATGCAGACGGCGATCCGCAGTCAGCCACCAGAGGTGATCGGGCCGGCCATGGCCCAACGCTTCCATGACTACCACCAGCGCGGCTTGCTGCAACTCCCCGAACGCCCGGCGCGACTGATCGCGGCGCTGGCCGGCGATGCGGGCGCGCGCTTCAACGGCCAGATCGTGGATATTCGCTCGCCCGAAGGCGAAGCGCTGCTGGCGGAGGGGTGAGGCAGACCGGAAGACGGAGAGGCACGCTGTTTGGCGCGCGAGTGCAGGGCGCCCTCTCGGGCGCCGCGGGAGCATGGCTCCCGCCGCCAAAGCTGGTTTTGGAGTGCGCCAGCCAGGCTGGCGCGCCACGCGCCGCGTGGCAGCCGCGTCGGGAAACGCAGACGTAGGCCGGGATGGGGGCCTCCCGCGCTGTGGCTACTGGCGCCCTCTCGGGCGCCGCGGGAGCACGGCTCCCGCACTCCATAAGAAGCGCGCGAGTGCCCCGCGCTCGCCAGGCCCACGGTAGCGAACGGCTGTCAGCACAGCTAGCGCGCTAGGCCGGGCGCTCCTGAATGGCGCCAGCCATGCCGGCGCCGCGGGAGCATGGCTCCCGCACTCCAAAATCCGAGGTGCTGCCCGCACGTCAAAGCCCTTTTTGGCGTGCGCCAGCCAGGCTGGCGCGCCACGCGCCGCGTGGCAGCCGCGTCGGGAAACGCAGACGTAGGGCGCTCGCGGACCAAATCGCGGGTGCGGGTGGGCGTGCCGCTTACTCCGGCGCTGGCCTGTTGCTGGATGGCGCGATGGTGAGCGGGGTGAAGGCGCCATCGGCAGCGATTATCCAGGCGCACAGATAGCGCCTGCCCTGGCGCGTGGTACCGATGATCACCTGCACGTAGCCCGGCCAGGCAGCGCGCCGGTCGGCGAGCGAGGGGAGTGCCGTGCCGCGTGGGTGGGAGTGGTAGAAGCCGATGATCTCGCGGCCAGTAGCGCGCGCAACAGCATCGGCATGCAGCAGCGTGGCGGCATCCAGCAGAAAATGACGAGCGGGCATCGGGTGCAGGTTCTGGCCGGCAAGCACGGCCTCAACGCGTATGTGCGGTTCGCGCCGGCCGATCAGAACGCCACACGCTTCCTCGTCGCCGGCCGCGGCCTGCATCAGCAGTTGCCCGATCTGCGCAGGCGTCATGATCATAACCTGTCGGCCACTCCCAGGTTACGCGTCGCGAGCATTTCCAGCGCAGGCCGGCGGTCGCCGTTGCAGGCGATGGCGCGTGGCGCTTCCAGGATGCGGATGCTGAAACCGAGCCGCGTGTACAGCTCCAGAATGCGTGGCGTGGCCTGGTTGGAGGCGATCACCGGGCCGGGATGGGCGGCCAGCCACTCGGCCAGCCGCACCTGATCGCTCCAGCCAAAGCCGCCCGGACTGTAGGCCGTAAAGGGCACGTCATAGGGCGGATCGGCATAGATCAGGTCGTCGCGTTCGAGCGGCAACGCCACGAAATCGCTGCAGGACAATGTCCAGGGCTGCATCACCGCCTGGTAGTGCCGGAAATCGGTGAGGTAGCGGATGGCACGGTAGCGTCCAAAGGGCACGTTGAACTCGCCGCGACGGTTGAAACGGCACAGGCCGTTGTAGCCGGTGCGGTTGAGGTAGTAGAACAGCGCTGCCGCCTCCGCGCTGGCCTGCTGCCCGCTGCGAATCAGCTCGTTGAAGCGCTGCCGATAGCGGTAGAACAGTTCGCGCTCGTTGCGCAGCTCCAGGTCGATCTGCAGCCCGCGTTGCACCCAGCGGTAGAAATTGATCAGATGGGGATTGGTGTCGTTGAGCAGCGCGCGCTGCGGTTGGAGACCCAGCGCCACCGCCAGCCCGCCGACGAAGGGCTCGACCAGGCGGCGCTGCCGGTGCGCCTGCCAGATCGGCAGCAGCGTGGGCACCAGCCAGCGCTTGCCGCCGGCCCACTTGAGCGGCGGCGGCAGCGATGACATAGCGGCAGAAAGCGACGTCATGCCTTGTCTTGCGGGTGGCCTGCCATGGAAGCTGGGGCAGCGCACGCGCCAGGTGTCCTCCATCGCGCGCAGCGCGGGTGGGAAAGCGACGACGGATGGGACGCCTGGCGCGACCTGATCATGCGTGCCTGGCAGCGCGCTCCTGCAGCAGGTGCTCCAGCCGATCGACATAGCGCGCCAGCACACCGAAGGCACGTTCCACCGGCTCGGGCGAGGTCATATCCACGCCCGCCAGTCGCAGCGCATCGATAGGATAGAGCGAGCCGCCGGCCTTGAGGAAGCGCAGATAGTTCTCGGCCGCCTGCGGACGCCCCTCCAGCACCCCCTCGGCCAGCGCATGCGCGGCGGAGATACCGGTCGCATACTGATAGACGTAAAAGTTGGCGTAGAGATGGGTCGAGAACTGCATCCAGGTGCTGCCCACGCGCTCGGGATCCACCACCACCTCATCGCCGTAGCCTTCGCGGAACAGATCGGCCATCAGCCGGATCAGGCTGTCGGCGGTCAGGCCCTCGCCGCGCTCGACGCGCTGATGGATCTCCAGCTCGAAGCGCGCCAGCGCCGGCATGACGAAGAAGTAGCGGTGGAAGTTAGACATCGCCTCTTCGATCACGGCGATCTGGAAGTCGGGATCGCGGTGCTCGCGCAGCAGATAGGCGCGCACCAGCGCCTGATTGAAGTTGGAAGCCACCTCGGCCACGAACAACGAGTAGTCGCTGTACACCAGCGGCTGATGCTGCCAGGTGTAGTACGAGTGCATCGAGTGGCCCAGCTCGTGCGCCAGCGTGCTCATGGCATAGAGATCATCGGCATAGCTCATCAAAATAAAGGGCCGCGTGCCCGGCACGCCGGTGGAGAATGCGCCCATGCGCTTGCCGATGTTGGGATAGCGATCGACCCAGCGCTCCTCGGTCAGGCCGCGGCGCATGATCGTCACATACTCCTCGCCCAGCGGACGCATGCCCTCGCTGATCCACTCGATCGCGCGCTCAAAGGGCACCACCGGCTTTTCGCGCGTCAGCGGCGCTTTGATGTCGTAGGGGTGCAGCTCAGCATAGCCCAGCGCCTCGCGGCGGATGCGCCAGTAGCGGTGCCAGGTCGGCAGGTGGCGACGGTAGGTCTCGATCAGGTTGTGGAAGACCTCCACCGGAATGTGGTTGGGCTCCAGCGCGGCATGCAGGCACGACTCATAGCGTCGCGCGCGCGCCAGAAAGACGTGCTGCTTGACGCCCGCCGCCAGACAGGTTGCCAGCGTGTTTTTGACGGCCAGATGGGCATCGGCATAGCTCTCCCAGGCACTGCGCCGCACCTCGCGATCGGCATGGCTCAACAACTGGTTGATATTGCCCTGCATCACCGGCAGCTCTTCGCCATCCGACGAGCGCGCCGGGCGGAACCGGAGATCGGCATCCACGAATATGCCATGGATGCGCGTAGCGGTACGAAAGGGCTCCTGCACCTGATTGAGCAGCTCCTCGACCTCGCCGGAGCGGATGTGTGGGCGACGGCGGCGGATCGTGTCGAAGTAGTGCTCGTAAATCGCTAGCCGCGGCAGGCGTTCAATCCACTCTGTGAGACGCTGTGAATCGATGCGCAGGATCTCGGGCTCGGCAAAGGCCAGGGTCGCCCCGGCACGCGCGTACAGGCCCAGTGCGCGATCGTAGCGCGCGACCGCGTCCTGGTCGGTGGTGTTGACGCTGTACTGCATGCTGGCGTACAGATAGACCTTGCCAACACGCTGCATAAGCTGCTCGGCGGCTTCCAGATAGTCGGCCAGGATCGCCGGATCGGTGCCCAACCGGCCGCGGA
This is a stretch of genomic DNA from Kallotenue papyrolyticum. It encodes these proteins:
- a CDS encoding Mov34/MPN/PAD-1 family protein, giving the protein MTPAQIGQLLMQAAAGDEEACGVLIGRREPHIRVEAVLAGQNLHPMPARHFLLDAATLLHADAVARATGREIIGFYHSHPRGTALPSLADRRAAWPGYVQVIIGTTRQGRRYLCAWIIAADGAFTPLTIAPSSNRPAPE
- a CDS encoding SDR family NAD(P)-dependent oxidoreductase → MSQLDGRVALVTGASRGIGRAVALELARRGAAVAMAARSTAELQATAAQIEAQGRRALALAADLDEAQAAEALVRQTREQLGPISILVNNAAIVGPFGATWEVDREEWERALRVNLVAPFRLARLVIPEMLRTGWGRIINVSSGAARNPMERAGAYSVSKAGLDMLTRQLGIELADSGVTAVSVYPGVVDTAMQTAIRSQPPEVIGPAMAQRFHDYHQRGLLQLPERPARLIAALAGDAGARFNGQIVDIRSPEGEALLAEG
- a CDS encoding S41 family peptidase, giving the protein MKRVMAWRPPLWLVVLLMAATLALGTGAGYVQGAAQQQAANGMCPESPQICSQFATFWKVWNLAEEHFLDPQAIKPDEMIAGAINGMLDTLGDQGHTRYNTPEEWQRQQESLSGEFEGIGAYVSEEGGMPVIVAPIEGSPAEAAGIQAGDIILRIDGERTDNMTLDEVVSRIRGKPGTSVTLTVQQLNRDTPIDITITRARVQIPAVTWRMLPGKVAHLRLSQFSEKAVPELKRALDEARQQGARALILDLRNNPGGLLEQAIGVASQFLPQDTVVLRVRDRDGKEEVHRANEAQPETTLPMVVLINGGSASSSEIVAGALQDHRRATVIGVPTAGLGTVLTPFTLDNGGAVYLGTAEWLTPEGRHIRNAGIEPDIRVSLPTDVRPLTPSAMREMSDDEILQSQDTQLLRALEVLGVNTVALGPPAIQPR
- the pepF gene encoding oligoendopeptidase F; the encoded protein is MSTAVPPRSAIAPEHTWDTASVFPSDEAWEEEFRLVELLLPTFDRFRGRLGTDPAILADYLEAAEQLMQRVGKVYLYASMQYSVNTTDQDAVARYDRALGLYARAGATLAFAEPEILRIDSQRLTEWIERLPRLAIYEHYFDTIRRRRPHIRSGEVEELLNQVQEPFRTATRIHGIFVDADLRFRPARSSDGEELPVMQGNINQLLSHADREVRRSAWESYADAHLAVKNTLATCLAAGVKQHVFLARARRYESCLHAALEPNHIPVEVFHNLIETYRRHLPTWHRYWRIRREALGYAELHPYDIKAPLTREKPVVPFERAIEWISEGMRPLGEEYVTIMRRGLTEERWVDRYPNIGKRMGAFSTGVPGTRPFILMSYADDLYAMSTLAHELGHSMHSYYTWQHQPLVYSDYSLFVAEVASNFNQALVRAYLLREHRDPDFQIAVIEEAMSNFHRYFFVMPALARFELEIHQRVERGEGLTADSLIRLMADLFREGYGDEVVVDPERVGSTWMQFSTHLYANFYVYQYATGISAAHALAEGVLEGRPQAAENYLRFLKAGGSLYPIDALRLAGVDMTSPEPVERAFGVLARYVDRLEHLLQERAARHA
- a CDS encoding Dam family site-specific DNA-(adenine-N6)-methyltransferase, translating into MTSLSAAMSSLPPPLKWAGGKRWLVPTLLPIWQAHRQRRLVEPFVGGLAVALGLQPQRALLNDTNPHLINFYRWVQRGLQIDLELRNERELFYRYRQRFNELIRSGQQASAEAAALFYYLNRTGYNGLCRFNRRGEFNVPFGRYRAIRYLTDFRHYQAVMQPWTLSCSDFVALPLERDDLIYADPPYDVPFTAYSPGGFGWSDQVRLAEWLAAHPGPVIASNQATPRILELYTRLGFSIRILEAPRAIACNGDRRPALEMLATRNLGVADRL